From a region of the Odoribacter splanchnicus DSM 20712 genome:
- a CDS encoding thiamine pyrophosphate-dependent enzyme, giving the protein MMANIAEQIVDMLVKAGVKRIYAVTGDSLNKINDAVRKDGRIQWIHVRHEETGAFAAGAEAQLHGNLACCAGSGGPGHVHLINGLYDAHRSGAPVLAIASTIISGEFGTTYFQETDTIRLFDDCSYYNQLATTPGQLPRMLQGAIQTALSRRGVSVIGIPGDLTGESQVNIPSSEINYPTHPRTCPSDTELQALADLLNNNSNITLFCGIGAKDAHEEIVELSHRLKAPVAYSFKSKMEIQYDNPNEVGMTGLLGMASGYNSMHAADVLVLLGTDFPYGPFLPTHNKIVQIDIDPSHLGRRAKVQMGLCGDIKTTLEALLPLLQAKSDKSFLNDQLLGYSKVIKDLNAYVENKGSDNKIHPEYVMAMVDETAQANAIFTVDTGMTCVWGARYLKASGQRKMLGSFNHGTMANAMPQAIGASFAYPGRQVIALCGDGGISMLLGDLATIAQYKLPVKIIVFNNRSLGMVKLEMEVAGLPDNETDMQNPDFALVAQAMGIKSYTVSRPDDVLPVLVEALNSPEATLLNVMTDPNALAMPPQIEWNQMTGFAQAMYKMLLTGRTQEIIDTINSNYKHLKEIL; this is encoded by the coding sequence ATTATGGCAAACATAGCAGAGCAAATTGTAGATATGCTGGTAAAAGCCGGTGTAAAAAGAATTTATGCTGTCACAGGTGACAGTTTAAATAAGATTAACGATGCTGTCCGCAAAGACGGCCGGATTCAGTGGATTCACGTACGTCACGAAGAAACCGGAGCTTTTGCTGCCGGAGCAGAAGCCCAGCTTCACGGCAACCTGGCCTGTTGTGCAGGTAGCGGCGGTCCCGGCCATGTGCACCTGATCAACGGGCTCTATGACGCCCACCGTTCAGGGGCTCCTGTCTTAGCCATCGCTTCTACCATTATTTCAGGTGAATTCGGAACGACCTACTTCCAGGAGACCGACACCATCCGCCTGTTCGACGACTGCAGTTATTACAACCAATTAGCGACTACACCGGGTCAACTCCCCCGCATGCTACAGGGGGCTATACAAACCGCTCTCTCCCGCAGAGGAGTCAGTGTCATCGGTATCCCCGGAGATTTGACCGGAGAAAGCCAGGTCAATATTCCTTCTTCAGAGATCAACTATCCGACTCATCCCCGCACCTGTCCATCGGATACCGAATTACAGGCGCTGGCCGATCTGTTGAACAACAATAGCAATATAACCCTGTTTTGTGGCATCGGAGCCAAAGATGCACACGAAGAAATCGTCGAATTGTCCCATCGGTTGAAAGCCCCGGTAGCCTATTCTTTCAAAAGTAAAATGGAAATCCAATATGATAATCCCAATGAAGTAGGGATGACCGGCTTATTAGGCATGGCATCGGGTTACAACAGCATGCATGCGGCCGATGTACTGGTTTTATTAGGTACCGATTTCCCGTACGGCCCGTTTTTACCGACTCACAATAAAATCGTTCAGATCGACATCGATCCCAGTCACCTGGGCCGAAGAGCCAAAGTACAAATGGGGCTATGCGGAGATATCAAGACGACACTCGAAGCTTTATTACCTCTTTTACAAGCCAAAAGCGACAAAAGCTTTCTGAACGATCAGTTGCTCGGTTATTCCAAAGTAATTAAAGACCTGAATGCTTACGTCGAAAACAAAGGCAGTGATAATAAGATTCACCCGGAATATGTCATGGCGATGGTCGACGAAACTGCTCAGGCAAATGCTATTTTTACCGTCGATACGGGTATGACCTGTGTCTGGGGAGCCCGTTACCTGAAAGCTTCCGGCCAGCGAAAGATGTTAGGCTCTTTCAATCACGGCACAATGGCCAACGCTATGCCCCAGGCTATAGGAGCATCGTTCGCCTATCCGGGCAGACAGGTGATCGCTCTCTGCGGCGACGGAGGCATCTCTATGTTACTGGGTGATCTGGCAACCATCGCCCAATATAAGCTACCGGTCAAGATTATTGTATTCAATAACCGTTCTTTGGGTATGGTAAAACTCGAAATGGAAGTCGCCGGCCTGCCGGACAACGAAACCGACATGCAAAATCCGGATTTTGCCCTGGTGGCTCAAGCGATGGGTATAAAGAGCTATACCGTCAGCCGTCCGGACGATGTACTCCCGGTATTGGTCGAAGCCTTGAACTCACCGGAAGCTACTCTACTGAATGTAATGACCGATCCGAATGCACTGGCTATGCCCCCGCAAATAGAATGGAATCAAATGACCGGATTCGCACAAGCCATGTATAAAATGTTATTGACCGGCCGGACACAGGAGATTATCGATACGATCAATTCCAATTATAAACACCTGAAAGAAATTTTATAA
- a CDS encoding RNA degradosome polyphosphate kinase yields MKVTRKKGEIPYLERDISWMYFNRRILSEAEKTPVPLLERLSFLGIYSNNLDEFYRVRVATLNRIIEYEDKTIKAERETAIQTFREISRLNALYTQKFEETFTAINTVLRQNRIYLLNEQELQEEQADYIREFYKTQLIGSTTPLFTSSFRHFSDQPDDHIYLSVCLQTTGKTKKDFAIIALPVQSYGRFIRIPGDNDRICLMFLDDIVRFCLPLIFNGRPYDHFEAYTFKFTKDAEMELDSDLRNSIMQKISKGVKSRKNGEPIRLVYDSRMPAVMQRHLSRMLCMDRWDTQVGAGRYQNLKDLMKFPDCKRDDLKYPPQPPLFKTDFSGDGSILNTIRTRDLFLHYPYHSFSSFLRVLREATIDPNVKAIKMTLYRVAKNSKVIQTLIAAARNGKKVTVVIELLARFDEASNISWSKQMQDAGIKVVFGVEGLKIHAKLVYISGRQGDIACVSTGNFHEGNATRYTDITLFTARKTLVKEVRHVFDFIEKPYLPVKFKELLVSPNDMRSKLLKLIEEEVKNARKQKTARILGKVNHITDRTLIAKLYEASAAGVKIDLVVRGNCSIVTGIPGISENIRINGIIDRYLEHSRIFIFENAGDMICLTGSADWMPRNLDNRIEVLTPVYDKKIQTELKRIVEYGLKDSLQGRQVDGTGQNIPWKNEDHSLFRSQSALYHYYQEDIQEITTNNIPHE; encoded by the coding sequence ATGAAAGTAACAAGGAAAAAAGGTGAGATTCCCTACCTGGAAAGGGATATCAGTTGGATGTATTTTAACCGGAGAATCCTGTCCGAAGCAGAAAAAACCCCGGTTCCTTTACTCGAACGGTTATCCTTTCTGGGAATCTACTCCAATAATCTGGACGAATTTTACAGGGTACGGGTAGCCACCCTCAACCGAATCATCGAATATGAGGATAAAACCATTAAGGCAGAAAGAGAAACCGCCATTCAAACCTTCAGGGAAATCAGCCGGTTGAATGCCCTGTATACACAAAAATTCGAGGAAACATTTACAGCAATAAATACAGTACTCCGGCAAAACCGGATTTACCTCCTGAACGAACAAGAATTACAGGAGGAGCAAGCCGACTATATCCGAGAATTTTACAAGACACAACTGATCGGCTCTACGACCCCGCTTTTCACTTCTTCTTTCCGTCATTTCAGCGACCAACCCGACGACCATATCTATCTGAGCGTCTGTCTGCAAACCACAGGAAAAACGAAAAAAGATTTTGCCATCATCGCTTTGCCGGTGCAATCATACGGCCGTTTTATCCGGATCCCCGGCGATAACGACCGCATATGCCTGATGTTCCTGGACGACATCGTCCGCTTTTGCCTTCCCCTGATATTCAACGGCCGGCCTTACGATCACTTCGAGGCTTACACGTTCAAGTTCACTAAAGACGCAGAAATGGAACTCGATTCAGATCTTCGGAACAGCATTATGCAAAAAATATCGAAGGGGGTGAAAAGCAGAAAAAACGGGGAACCGATCCGGTTGGTATACGACAGCCGGATGCCTGCAGTTATGCAGCGCCACCTCAGCCGGATGCTTTGTATGGACCGCTGGGATACTCAGGTCGGAGCCGGTAGATACCAAAATCTGAAAGATCTGATGAAATTTCCCGATTGTAAACGTGACGATTTAAAATATCCCCCTCAGCCTCCATTGTTCAAAACGGACTTTTCAGGGGACGGCAGCATTTTGAATACCATCCGTACCCGCGATCTCTTCCTGCACTATCCCTATCACAGTTTTTCTTCTTTCTTGCGTGTACTCCGGGAAGCCACGATCGACCCGAACGTCAAAGCCATAAAAATGACCCTCTACCGGGTAGCGAAAAATTCCAAGGTTATCCAAACTTTAATCGCAGCAGCCAGAAACGGGAAAAAAGTAACTGTAGTTATCGAACTACTCGCCCGTTTCGACGAAGCATCGAATATCAGCTGGTCTAAACAAATGCAAGATGCCGGAATCAAAGTCGTATTCGGAGTCGAAGGTCTGAAAATACACGCAAAACTAGTATATATATCGGGTAGACAGGGAGATATCGCCTGTGTCAGTACCGGAAATTTTCATGAAGGGAATGCCACCCGATATACCGACATCACCCTTTTTACCGCACGCAAAACCCTGGTAAAAGAAGTCCGGCATGTCTTCGACTTTATTGAAAAACCTTATCTACCCGTAAAATTCAAAGAATTACTGGTCTCTCCCAACGATATGCGTTCCAAACTATTGAAATTGATCGAAGAGGAAGTCAAAAATGCCAGAAAACAAAAAACGGCCCGAATATTAGGAAAGGTAAACCATATTACAGACCGGACATTGATCGCTAAGCTTTATGAAGCTTCGGCCGCAGGCGTAAAGATCGACCTGGTGGTACGAGGTAATTGTTCTATCGTCACAGGAATCCCGGGAATAAGCGAAAACATCCGGATCAACGGAATTATCGACCGTTATCTGGAACATTCACGAATTTTCATTTTCGAAAATGCAGGTGATATGATCTGCCTGACAGGTTCTGCCGACTGGATGCCCCGGAATCTGGACAACCGGATCGAAGTACTTACCCCTGTTTATGATAAGAAAATTCAAACCGAATTGAAACGAATCGTCGAATATGGCCTGAAAGACTCTCTGCAGGGACGACAAGTCGACGGCACAGGACAGAATATCCCCTGGAAAAACGAAGACCATTCGCTATTCCGGTCACAATCGGCCTTATATCACTATTATCAGGAAGACATACAAGAAATCACAACTAATAACATACCCCATGAGTAA
- a CDS encoding Ppx/GppA phosphatase family protein, translating into MSKVNYAAIDIGSNAVRLLIKSINPETAEQLFTKELLLRVPLRLGEEVFTQGEIPASKAKKLLRLMKAYRQLMKIYEVDAYRACATSAMRDAANGKEVIETITRKSGIRIDIINGEEEARLVYDNHIEYLADKNADYIYVDVGGGSTEISLIHQGTLRSSHSYNIGTVRLLKGKVVPSVYNRLKRDLNKLRKQYPVITIIGSGGNINKLFRLAKLPAKNKMTLPVEKLVQLNNTLKNYSLEERARLYNLKPDRADVITNAADIFLLVAEHTQAKHIVVPTIGLVDGIIDSLYLQHHKTPEEQIPLPIY; encoded by the coding sequence ATGAGTAAAGTAAATTATGCAGCGATCGATATCGGCTCCAATGCAGTCAGATTATTGATCAAAAGTATCAATCCCGAAACAGCGGAACAGTTGTTTACAAAAGAGCTCCTTCTAAGGGTTCCCCTGCGCCTGGGAGAAGAAGTATTTACACAAGGTGAAATACCGGCCAGTAAAGCTAAAAAACTACTCCGTCTGATGAAGGCTTATCGGCAACTGATGAAAATATACGAAGTCGATGCCTATCGGGCTTGTGCCACATCGGCAATGCGGGATGCCGCAAACGGGAAAGAAGTAATCGAAACCATCACCCGGAAGTCAGGTATCCGGATAGATATTATCAACGGAGAGGAAGAAGCCCGTTTGGTATACGATAATCACATCGAATACCTGGCGGATAAAAACGCCGATTATATCTATGTCGACGTCGGGGGAGGTAGCACGGAAATCAGCTTGATCCATCAAGGAACACTCCGCAGTTCACATTCTTACAACATCGGAACCGTACGTCTGTTGAAAGGAAAAGTCGTTCCCAGCGTATACAACCGTTTGAAAAGAGACCTGAATAAATTGCGGAAACAATACCCGGTAATCACGATCATCGGGTCCGGTGGAAATATCAACAAATTGTTCCGGTTAGCTAAACTTCCGGCCAAAAATAAAATGACTCTCCCGGTAGAAAAATTAGTACAACTCAACAACACTCTAAAAAACTATTCCTTAGAAGAACGTGCCCGGTTATACAATCTGAAACCCGACCGTGCAGATGTCATTACCAATGCCGCAGATATCTTCCTGCTAGTCGCAGAGCATACCCAAGCGAAGCATATCGTCGTGCCTACCATCGGCCTGGTCGACGGTATCATCGACAGTCTCTATCTGCAACACCACAAAACCCCGGAAGAACAAATCCCCCTCCCCATTTATTAA